The segment CCCCAGAGCTGCAGGTCGCTGGGGAGCCCTGATGCTTGGATACCTGGACCAGCACCGTGCGCCGCTGGTCAGGGATGGGGGGAGAGGTGCCAGGTAGCCACCAGCCCTGTTCCAGGAGTTTCATTGCTTTCCACTCTCAcgtccctcccagcagcagccgtGTCCAGCTGCTGACTCACGGCCGCCGTGGCTGGGGGCAGGGTTATAGCACCTGGTACCACCAGCAGTGCTCCTGGCCCAGTTTAATGCCAGGTTTGCTGAGGTTTGTTCCCTCTGCAGTGGGTTTAACTTGCGGTAGGATGGTTTGGTCacctggctctgccccagcacccagcttgCTGGCAAACTGCGGCGCTGACAAGGGTCcctggcacccatgggtgctccAGCCATGCTCCCAGAAAAGGGACAGGACCCAGGGCTCACACCAGCATCCGGGATGCGAGACGCGCTGTGACTTCAGCCAAGTCACTCAACCGCtgtctgcctcagtttcccttgtGCAGTGCTAACCCTGCTGTCAGCAAGATCTGGCTGCACTGAAACATGATGTGGGGGATTTCCAAGCTCATATCTGCCAGCCAAACCCTTGGCTGCCTCCTTTTTGCCTCTTCGTGCCGCGAAACCTGAGCTCTGGGGCTAATGAGCCCCAGGACTGTCCCTTTGGGCTGGAGAGCTCATCTGCTCTCCAGCATCTGGTACAAATTACCTCCTGCCTGTGCACAGCCCCTGGACCCCGGTGGTTTCCTTTCCTGCCCTCCTGCTACGACCCCACAGCTCATGGGTCCTTGATCTGATGTCCCCCCTCCACGCTGGAGATGTAAACCCAATTTTCTGGTTGATTTTGGAACGAGGGCTACAAGCTGGGCTGTCCTGCCTGGGCAGAGCAGCGGCCGCATGGCTGGGGAGAAGCACATGGGGTTAACAGGGCTGCAGCATGGGGGTCCACAAGAGGGATGCTGCCATGTCCAAGGCCGCCCTGGGGTCTGCCCTTACATCTGGCTTTGCCTGGGGGGTCCCTGCAGGTCGGCACCTGCCCCAGACTCACGCAGCCCTGTGGTCCCCTTGGTCTCCATCTCTCCATAACCAAGACACATGCCTGGGGGTAGAGGACCCTTCCCCAACCTCCAGCACCATCCAGAGCCATTCTTGGCTGCGCTACACTGGGGGTCGGGTGGAGCATGGCCATCCCTTCCCCCTGGGAAGGGGCCGAAATCCCCCGGGCGCCAGTGGTAATTAACACAGGGCAGTTATCACCATCCAAACATGTGGCTGGTCCTGCCGCGAGCAGGCAGCTTCACCCCCTCCCTCACTGCGGGGAAATCTCTCTGTTCTGGCATTTCCAGCACTTGCTTGCCTggccggggcagggctgtggtgtCGCGAGGGAGGTGGGCAGCGGGGACCCCGGGGTGATGCAGGGCAAAAGCACAGGTGGAGGATGGGCAGCTTAAGTCCCTTCAGGTTTTGGCCCTGAGAGTGCCCAGCACCACTTCCCAGACTCAGGGCACTGCCTGGCTGTGAGCACGTTAACAAGATCCCAGCACAGCCTAAACTAataaattctgtgttttttctttactttttcccccctcattttCTGGGGCTTGTTTTTCCAGCCATAAAAACTAATAAACCCCAGtacaaaagctgcatttttttaccATGAAAGCAGCTGGTCTCATATAATGATCTGATCCTAAAAACtcaggcttttttaaaaaaattaaataacccTAGCACATGAAATACAGGGAAACGGGAGGTAAACTGGGCAGCATGGAACCCACCCGCCTGGGGCTGGGCGGCATTGTGGCCCCAAGTGAGGTGAAATGATGCACTTAAATTGCCCCAGACGCCTGTGGCTGAGCATTACCCTTCcctggctggagaaaattactCAGTCCCCAATCTGCACTCTAAGTAACCCCTCTACATACTGGAGGAGCCACCCATacactttgttttttccccctctgccaACTTGAGCAAGAATGTGCGCGCAGAAAACTtgagaaagaaatttcagaaaactcGATAAACATACAAACCATACTTACATCCTCTCTGGTCTTTCTGCTTGGCTCAGGGGTAAGGATTTGGGCTTTTCTGGCTGGTCTGCCCACACCATCCTGGGGCTCTTTTCTCTGAACCTCTCCCTGTCTGCCAACATCTTCCCGGAGATGGGATGCCCCAAGCTGAGCTCAGCTGATGACAGGCACCAGAGAAATCACTTGCACAGCCCCAAACTGCCACTTTATAAACTCAGGCTCTTCCAGGGGTTATCCTATGTCCTGTACTGATGACAGCTCGCTCTGGCAGCAGATTGGAGCCTCAGGCTGTTCCTGGGAATTCACCGAAGTCTGGAATTCTTTAGACAGAACAACGTTGCCCCAACCCCCTTCGAGTCTGGCCTTGAAAACAATGGGACTGATTGATAAATCAGGACCTGAAAACCCCACACCAGTTTGCAGTTGCAGGATTTACTTTAAGCCCCCGGAAACACacctggggaggaggcagcactCTTCTAGCCTGCTTCTCCACACTACAGATActggaaaatctttttttaaataaaaaccataTTTGTCCTGAAGTCACCTGATGTCAGAAACCAGAGTTTTTAACGAAAAGCACTGGaacagcatgagaaaaaaataacacaagacAGCAACGCTGACATAAATACACCCCCTGCCCTTAAAATGACACGGACACGGTGGCTACTGCCCTGCAAACTCTCCCAGCCTATTTTCTGTTGATGAGGGACGGAGCACAAGTCACACCCCAGTCGTTCCATTACAAACCGGTACCCGGAGCCAAACACAACGTAGGTAGAGAAGAGAATATGAACTTGCCACACCCAGCGTGCAAATAACGCACCAAACCGTGTCTTGACCCTGTAACATCTTGGAAAaatgctcccagccccgtcccggCCAAAACCCAACGGCTGGAGCGGTGCTTTGGGTTTGGGAGCCGCGCTGCAGTTTcaggctgccagctccccctCCGAGTGATTTTCCTGGGAAATCACAGACCCTGGGAATGCAGAAAGTCCTGGGATTTTGTGAAATAACAGGCAAGGTAATCACTAAATGACCTGGCTTTCAGCAAGCAACAATGCTACGGGCTATAAACCTACCCCAGCCGCCAGCAGCGCAGAGCATGAGGACCCCCAGAGTCATGTAGAGTTTTTCCATCTTCTCCTCCGAGCCCCGGACGTGGGGGGCTTCGTGGACCAGCCCCGCCGTGAGCgatggagagcagctctgggccAGCTGGAGGTTTTGAGTAGTCCGAGAGATGAATCATGAGTCTGGGTGTATGACACACATGACGAGCGCGGCCGGCCGGAGGAAACTGCGCTGGCTCATCACTCAGTTTTAGTGAGGCAGTGCCCCCGCCcgctctgcctgcagctcctcttggctttttttactCGCTCAGCTCAGACAAGGACCTAATAAACGCTGGCAGCAAGTACACAGCGCTGGTGACCTACAGCCCTGGGGCTGGTAACAGGCTCTTTCCCATAGGCTCTTTCACGGGGGTTTAATTCATTGCAAACCCTTGCTCACTCCTTCCTCTTATTAACTCTTGCATGAAAGGCAGACGGGGTTTTAAACCCAGCCTGAGCTGCCACTGAGTTCAAGGATTTAAGGAGAAAGAGAGCAAAGAGGTACTGATATGAAAGTGTGGGTCCTCAGCTCCCCTCCCCAGAGCACGGGTGCAGATGGGAACATCTCTGCTGAGACAGCGCTGGGAGCTGAATGGGACCCAGCCAAGAAGTGGACCCAGTGAAACCTGCAGTTTGGGTATAAACCTGGACATCGCAAAGGGGAGGGAAGTTTGGCTTTTGGTCGGATCATTGGGACTGGATTGTCTTctcacttgttttgttttttcccctctgggtCCTCAGAAATTGCTCCTTTACTGAGCAAGTACAAGAGCCGGGTCCGCAGGGGAACCATCCCCACTTGTGGGGACCTCCTGAAGGTCCCTTGACCTGCTTGTGGGCACCTCCTGAAAGGGGTTTCATAAACCTCTTGTTTCCCTGCAATACCGAGGTCCTCCTCagagatggggaaactgaggcacccaaaatacaggctggggggcaaaaaagagagaagggcTGTTTCCCTGGCACCGTGGGATGCTGTCATCCCACCAGCTGACAGGTGTTGGGGACAGTAATGACACAACCCTGGGTCAAGATGATCCAACACACAGACGCaccaagcagcagaaaacaagctCGTGGGCGACGTGCAAGGTGCTGTACGAGAACCACAGCCCCACATCGGGAAAGATGGGGAGAACGGCACCTGCCCCAGAGCTGTGCGGCTCTCACCGAGAGGTGATGGTGTTTGTGAGGGTGAGATGGAGGTAGGGACACTGCCTCAGGAGCTGGGGACTTTTCTTGGCTTTAAAAGAAGTTGTGAAGCCTCTTTGCTCCCCGGCTCAGCCCCGCTGTCCCTGCGCggagctgctgccctcctgcgGCTGCGTGGGCTCCGCTCAGCGGGGGATCATTTTCCACCTGGGATCCAACTCCCTCCCGGAGGCTTGGATTTGGTAAGGGGGGCTAGGAGAAGCCCACGGACCCTCATGCAGCATCAAAAAGGGCTGCATCTTGGCTGGGACATCAATGCAAACCCCAAGCCTGCTTTCTGGGAGGCTCTGAGTCTTACCCTCTCCAGATCCCAGAGCTATCTCTCATTGCTGACCCCGTTAGATGGTTTTAGGGTATCcaaattcctgcttttccttcattgTCCTGCCTGGAAATGCTGCCTGTGTGGCCTTTCCCCATCAGGCGGGGCTTTCTGGCTACACAGCAGCCCGTCCCCATGCGCTGCGCTGTATCACCCTGCCAGCGTGTCTGGATGCTTCATGGAAAGGATGATGAATTCTTCTAAGTTTCTAGAGAGAAACATGGGAGCCCTGCTCCGCTCTGCACATCCCACAGACCCAACCTGCCATCGCTCTCCCAGGCCCTTTTAGCTGGGGGACCCGTCCTGCCCAGCAGCCGGTTGCCCAGACTGGTAAGTGCTGCTGGCTCCGAAGGGACACAGCCTGGGATGTTCTGAAACTCCCTGCCCAGTGGGAACTGCGATCCAGCCCTTGCTTCCAGCATGGTGCAAAAactctgaagaaggaaaaagccgCGCAATGAAGTGTTTGACTTGCCTGCACCCGTCTGGGCTCTGGTCCTGCCTGAGGACAAGGATGGCATCAACTTAATTCATCACATTTGGACTGAATTTCCCTGGCTACTGCAAGAAGGTACTGCTTGTCCTGGAAACATTGCCGTGCTGTTAACTCCAGGCGCTCGTAACAGGCAGTGGGATGCTCTGGGCTATTTAAGTCCCTGCTTGGATGAAGGCAcggagcaggcaggagggtgTTTGGGAGCCcagagcccccctcccccccccccccccccccatcactgCTGTGACCCAGGAGCAGTGGGTGCAGCAGCTCGAAGCCATGCTCAGGCGTGCgggggagaggagaggctggagctggagccacaAGAGGGAGCAGAAACTCCTTCAGTCTGGGAgccagctggggagaggagctCCCACCcgccctggggcaggggggatgctCTGCTTTCCCGTGGGGATTATTCCAGGCCCTCAGGTTAAACAGGAGCAGATGCTCTTGTTCGATCAGGGCTTTTGGCCTCCCTCCTGCAAGCGCTTCTGCTGCAAACTGCTCTCGCAGGTCGGGCAGCCCTTTAGGGAGAGAGATGCCAAGTgcaaaacaaggaggaaaaagcaacaagTAAAACACAGAGCAACTGGTTTTTGAGCCCCTGAagtcacagcagcagaacaggggCACAGGTCCCAGCTGCCgaaaattaaaatcaattgACAGTCTCTGTCCCAAGCCACTGGCCACCTGTGGCCAGCCAGCCTCACGTGCCTGCCTTTAGCTGCAATTTATCACTTCTCATCTTAGGTTTAGGAATATCCCCTTTTGGGGGCTGGGCAAAGAAGGCAAACCAAGAGGTACACAGATAAATGAGGACAAGGTCCTCACATGGTGGCTGGGGGGTGAGCTGCGGTTCTGTGCCCTCCCTGTGCCTTTCCAGGCGAAAGCTGATGGGCGAAGCCGAGAAGCCGTGACAGGGCTGTAACACGGGCACAGCCCTGGGACCTACAGGGTCGGGACTGAGCCAGGCATGGCTGGACACCCCGACTTGTGGTGTCACTTCAGGGGCTTACGCAGACACAGAGAGGGAAGCGCGATGAAACTCCCCCTGGGATTGCCTtgctggggctgaggggccTGGGCGAGGGGGTCTgtggtgctccagccctgggtGCAGCCGTGATGCTGCTGTAGgacccagggctggggacagggcagggcaggggtacTGGGCAGAGATCGGGGTGCGGCGGTGCAGGGCTCCCCTTCAAAGGGGCTaaaggagcaggagagggagaagagggaggcAAAGGTGCCTGGGGTGGAAACCCCCAGCCAGAGAAGATAAGGAtgcaggaagagggaaggaTTCAGCTCTCATCTGGAGGCACAGGGCAGGCATCGCTGAGCAGAGCCGGGGGTGGCCAGGGCTGGCTTCGGCCGGCGCTGCTCTAAGGAGTGGGTGGCACGCAGCAGCAAGCGGGGATCAGCGAGAGCAGCACTGACCCGAGGCTCAAGGGAGCCTTCGTGGGGGGGGGACAGgcacctgccagcagcccaggacAAACATCGACTGTGGGGGCTGCTTTTGGGAGCAAGCGGGGGAGCCGGGAGGAAGGATGAGCGAGGTGACGCTGCGCAGGGCCTCAGGGGTCAGCCCCCACCTGGGGGTGGCACAggggtgggtgctggcaccCGTGGCAGGGCAGAGAGGGGGTGCACAGGCGTGGGGAAGGGGTGGGCAGCCTGGGTGAGcgtggagggggaggaaggcgGTCCTGGGGGGAGGCTGGAAGGGGGTGGagttgctgttttttctttgaacacGGTGAAGACTTTAGCGTGGAACTTGCATTTGTGGAGCTCCCAGCCGGCAGGAATCAGCTCTCCCTCCCGCGCGAGAGCCGGCGGGGAACGGGCTGTGCCTTGGGGTGGCAGCTTCGGGGCAGCGGCGAGGGCAGGAGGCATGGGGTGATCTTCAGCTGCCGTCTTCTCCCCCGCGCCCCCTTCGCCTTTTCTCTcgctctctctttctccttgtttGGGGGCTTGTGCTAACGCTGCCTGTGCCAGGAGGGATCCGGGAGCGAGCCATCCCTCGGCTGCACAAATTGGCTTCCCACCTGCTCGCAGCCTCGAGGAAGTTTCCTCCCGTCCGAGGCACTGCGAGAGCAAGGCAGGAGGTGGCTCGGAGCCCGCCGGCCCACGGCACCCAGCCCTGGCGTGtgaggggtgggcagggggacagcaaGCTTTCCACTTGCCTTCCCCAGAGGTTTGGGATCGCGCATAGACCATGAATGGATCCTTTTTCAACCAGACTCTCCTAGAGCAGGGAGCTTACCCCAACAGGACCCAGGGCTTGGGGATGCTCATGGCCTGCTGCAACAGGACCAGCTCAGTGCTGGCGACCGATGGCAGCTCCTCGGTCCTGGCACCCGATGAGAGGAGCCTTTACATCACACGGGTGGTGCAGATCGCTGTCCTCTGTGTCCTCTCCTTGACTGTGATGTTTGGCATCTTCTTTCTGGGCTGCAACTTGCTCATCAAGTCGGAGAGCATGATTAACTTTCTGGTGAAGGACCGAAGACCTTCCAAGGACGTGGGAGCTGCAATCATAGGACTTTACTGAAGGCACCGGGCTTTTGTAGGCAAGTGAACTGTCTGGACCTGGTGCTGAGATGCACATTCCCATGTGtttggggcagctgggggggacTGGAGAGGGTGGGAGGGGTCTTTTAATATGTCTGTGTCCATGGGAAAGCAAACCTGCAGTCACCAATCAACAAACTGTTGTGGTGAATGGGGAAGTCTCCCCTCAGTTGTATGAAGCACAATAAATGACCAGCATCGTGTTGCATGCAGAAATGGCTTAAGTTTTGCATGAAACTTACAGAAACAGTGATAATGTGCAGATCTGgacttttttctgctgttacctTGGATACCACTACCTGGGATTTAgggctcaaaaaaaaaaaaaaaaaaaaaaaaagacagaaaaaaaaagctaatgactcactacaaaaagaaaacaaaaaaaaaacaaactaaagggaaagcaaaacacatgTCATGGACCACATCTTTGACcatggggaaggggaagggaagttATGTGTGGGTTGTACAACAAAGTCTGCATGCTTCAAAATGTGTCAGTCTGTTTGTATTTCGGACCTCAAGCATGAATCTTCTGGTAAAATTTTGTAATGGGGAAAGCatgtttttccttatttttctgagCTAACCTGTTAAATAAGCTGGTACTTTCTCTCTTCACACTAtgctaaaggaagaaaagaacccagataaatacaaaaaaccaCTCCAACCCCAAAACTAAAGCATGCTTGTTTTTGTACAAAACAGCCTTTTTATCAAGTGCTATATTGTTACAGTCTTTGAGGTTTTTGTAGTTTTTTGAAAACTGGTgaacattcaggaaaaaaagaaactgtttcaaaagaattttgtgttgtcttcattttctttctctgtgtgtgcagagTTCAGGTATTCCAATCCTAGTTCCAGATATAATCATCTCACCTTCCAACCGAACTCTAACTGGACATGtttctttaaagcagaaacTACCATACATTTCTCACAGGCAAGTATCAGTTACCAGCAGCAAATCAATTCATCAGGAATTATGTATTTCAGGTTTGTGTTAAATACCTGCACAGTGCTGTAGCAGAGATTCATGAAGATGCACTGAGCACCTCTTGCAAAGCAAGATTTCAGCCTCCAAGCTAAAATCTCCAGCTCCTCTGATCCTGACGAGCTGTCAAAACTAAATTATGTGAGAGGAGGAGGACTCCTGACCTTTGTTCTGTGATGGAATTACAGCTCTGTCTGTGGGTGTGAGATGGAAATAATTTGACTTTTGTTTTACCAACAGTATTCCTGCTGGGTCCACTTCTGTAGTGGGAAAGCAATCCTGGATGCTGGAGGAGCTGATGATCTGATGTACTTGGATGTAAATCCAGAAGAAcagctctctgcctttcccaaaAGGAGGAACAAGATTAGAGTACATTTTGTAACTAATCAGTATTTGCTGGGCACCTTCTGCAAGGTTCCCACAGGGTACTGGTGGACTAAACCCAATGCAGAGCAGGACTACTGCAGCACTGTCACTGCTTGCTCCCACTAACCTGTGGTCTGTGATGCCTTAAGGGCACAAAGACAACACGGCAGCAGGACCAGAACTTGGGATTCAAAGCTCTGAAACGTCCTGCTGGTGCCAATAAAATGGCTGAACAGGCAGGGCTCTGATTTCATGAGCAGCTTGTAGGTCTGCACACCTGAGCAGCCTTCTCGGCACGGAGGGTTTGCTGTCATGCGGACAGATGTAAAAGTGGCTTCACATAGCAGGGTGGAAGGGGATTTTGGTCCCTGCTGTGGGAGGGGGTGTTATGGCCATTGACTCCTTTGCATACAAGTGCAAACTGCTGGTGGGAGCACAGCCTGGTCACGTTTTCAGGTTGAGATGCAAATAATCCCCAATGCATATGATGACCCAGCTCTGCACACACTTAGGACTGTACGTGCACGTATAACCTAACTGTGTAATTGCATCTTCAGGTTGCTGTGCTATCAGAGGACAGCCCAGATGTAGTCACTAAACTCTCACCCAGCTTCTGCTTTAGGCTGGCATTTGGTCTCTCTTGGCTATCCATCCACCAGCCGTGGCCCAAAGATGAGTTCAGGGAGAATTCAGGGAAGATGGAAGAAACCTTCCAGTGTTAGCAATGCAAGCAAGGCACGGGAAGAGCTGCTAATACAAAGAACCTATCAAAATCACCTTAACTGGTCTGCAACAATGCCCTGAGTGAAGATGCTGGTCAAATTGTCTCAGCTGTCCCTACCTGCCTTGCTCTGCCAGGGGCCGCCAGAGCTGATGTGTGTGTTTTCCCAGTGGGGAAACATGGCTCTGCAATCCCACGTAGCCACCAACTTGCCAAGTGTCCTCAGATGCCACATCCGGGAGTGGGGCGTGGGGGTGAGAAACGTCAGCCACAGGAAGGTCATGGATACATGAGGTGGAGGAGCAGTAATGCCCcagcaagcagagctgggaaccCACTGAGACAGGGGGAGCTTGCACAGGC is part of the Falco naumanni isolate bFalNau1 chromosome 18, bFalNau1.pat, whole genome shotgun sequence genome and harbors:
- the RPRML gene encoding reprimo-like protein encodes the protein MNGSFFNQTLLEQGAYPNRTQGLGMLMACCNRTSSVLATDGSSSVLAPDERSLYITRVVQIAVLCVLSLTVMFGIFFLGCNLLIKSESMINFLVKDRRPSKDVGAAIIGLY